In Malus sylvestris chromosome 15, drMalSylv7.2, whole genome shotgun sequence, a single genomic region encodes these proteins:
- the LOC126606010 gene encoding chaperone protein dnaJ 20, chloroplastic-like codes for MEISFQLQSNNPMLQKATPKKNSHSSYMIQTISCRGDGLEMHAKKANFYEVLSLGSENNIDLHDIKKAYKSMARQFHPDVCAPSAKEESTRKFIELQKAYETLSDPVSRQMYDYQLSLADSSLGLGVEGFCTEVKRSIFQREVWEEQLRGLHKRSQTRRERRSMQN; via the coding sequence ATGGAAATCTCCTTCCAATTGCAAAGCAACAATCCAATGCTGCAAAAGGCAACGCCGAAGAAAAATTCTCATAGTAGTTATATGATTCAAACTATTTCATGCAGAGGTGATGGGTTAGAGATGCATGCAAAGAAGGCTAACTTTTATGAGGTACTTTCTCTTGGTTCTGAAAATAACATAGACTTGCATGACATAAAGAAAGCCTACAAAAGCATGGCTCGTCAATTTCATCCTGATGTTTGTGCTCCGTCGGCAAAAGAGGAGTCTACCAGAAAATTCATTGAGCTTCAAAAAGCATATGAAACACTTTCCGACCCGGTTTCGCGTCAAATGTATGATTATCAGTTGAGTTTGGCTGACTCTTCGTTAGGGTTAGGGGTGGAGGGGTTTTGTACGGAGGTTAAGAGATCCATATTTCAAAGGGAAGTGTGGGAAGAACAACTTCGTGGATTGCATAAAAGATCACAAACAAGAAGGGAAAGGCGGTCCATGCagaattaa